Genomic window (Nymphaea colorata isolate Beijing-Zhang1983 unplaced genomic scaffold, ASM883128v2 scaffold0571, whole genome shotgun sequence):
AGGAAGCCGTTGAGGAAACCGCTGAGGAAACCGCTTAGGAAACCGCAGAAGAGACTCCTGAAGCCACTGAGGAAACCGCTGAGGAAACCGCTGAGGAAGCCGTTGAGGGAACCGCTGAGGAAACCGCAGAAGAGACTCCTGAAGCCGCTGAGGAAACCGCTGATGAAACCGCTGAAAAGACTACTTTGGAAACCTCTTAGGAAGCCGCAGAAGAAATTCCTGATGCCGTTATTGAAACGACAGAAGAGACTGCTTTGGAAACTGCCTAAGCCGTCGAGTAAAACCTATAAGAAACTGCTAAGGAAATCGTCTCTTTAGACACTGCTTAATCTATCAATCAAAAAATAATCTAGCCAGCCGCAAAACTCAATCCTTAATAAACATCGTCTCCTAATTCTCATAGCCCTTCTTCGCCTATTCAAGGCTAGCCTCTTAAATCATAACTCTGATTATATCCCtttaaagttttatattttcatcTTCCAAAAGTTCAAGTATTTATATCATATAACTTCGCTATTAATTCTCGGCCCTTGCAGTCTATTCATCCAGTTTAATGGGACTATTTGTATCTTTTGGTATTAATTTAACAGGTTCATTAATTTTAACAGCTACACATTTGACAAGTCACTCAGTGCCACTTTTATGGTTCAGTCTGAACCTCTTCATCGATCGACTTAACCAGTTTTGGTGGCTCTGGCTACTCCATCTTAATATTCGCCTTTTTTAGCTCTGCAGCTACTACCTAAAACTCAGCTTAATATCTTTCATAACCCAGCTCCTCCTGATAATATTGTATCacttttttgacttttttgaaCTTATTCATAATTTTCTGGAAGTGGCTTCGACATTGTCTTGGGGTGCGGGTCGCTATGTATTCAGATAACGTTTTAAATATTCTTTATGACCTTAATTATATTGAATATACTTTCTTTTCTACTTCGAAGCAAAGATTTTGAAGTGATAATCCATGAATAAGATGTACTTCAGATTTTCAGCCTCTGTCCATTTGCCTTCTACAGAGTTTTTATTAAATTTCTCCACTCTTCGCTTGTAGGCCAGCTCTACCTACCCCTCTTCCAAAGAACGGTCGACCGCCGGGCTGTAGCACTCCGATTATTCATTTTAGCTCATCTTCAGTGTTTAGTCTTTtctaataaattaaattataatgCAATTATTTCATTAGGCCTCATAAATTTGTAAGAAGATGGCGGATTTTTCTATTGGGAATGctaaattaaggaaaattattCATATGGCTGCTATAATGAAGCATAAAAAATTGCCTTAAAGCGCAAACCATTAACTTCTTGATCTACAAACCCTacttgttatttatatttttgtaaGCTATTTTATCGAAAAAATGACAATACTGCAAATTATTTTATCTGCTGAGCCGATATAGTTCTAGCCAATAATGCATCCTAACTTTACAAGGTTATTAATATATTGTTTTTCCATCCTTTTGCTTACCGCTTTTTTGAAATCTTTTGCATTAAATTATCAAACCCTTCACATGCCAAATAAGCAGATTTACAACatatattttacttattccaTTATGAGGCTACCCTGACTCTTTTTTTCCCCGAAACCACCAATATTTTATTCCTTTTAGTATTGCCAACCTTAAAAATGTTGCTGCTAATGTAAAAAAGAGGAACATTATCATAGTAGGGTTAAATAGGATTTAAATAGATTTGTGTGTGAGCAATTTGATCAAAGATTTCTCTCAGAGAGTTAGTAATGATACAGTTTTATTTTGGTAAAATTtcagagattaaaaaaaaataaaaaataagttaaatgATAGGTTTTGCAATCATAATCACAGCAGATATACAAGATATGAGATAAATTTACCCTGGGTTTGTCTAGATTAAACATTTATGCTTTGCTTCTTGGTGGATATCTTCCAAGTTTACTTCcagatttttcatattttcagatAAACATTAATGATAGTTAATAATACGGCATAGGATGAATCATAAATGGCCGATGATAAGtgcaattgaatgaatgaaGCTTAGTTGGTAAGTTGCATTAAATCTCAAGATCTTCCCAACaacttatgaaaaaaatatagcACTTTGTAGTTAAACTCACcgaatttccttttatttcatGAAGATGGTTATACTTGTCTATGGTTGTAGATGTtttagaaattgattttattgataAATTAAAGGTGCAATGTAAAAATATAAGACGATAAAGACCTGGGAGACGGTGCATTCGGTACCGTCTACAAGGCAACCAACACCAAGACGGGCGAAATAGTCGCcatcaaaaaaatgaagcaaaaataCACCAATTGGAACGAGTGCATCGAGCTAAGAGAGATCAAATCTCTACGGAAACTCAACCACACCAACATCATCAAACTTAAAGAGGTCCTCCTCGTCTCGGATGAACTCTACATGGTCTTTTAGTACCTCGACTACAACCTGTACGAAGTCTACTCCAAAATGAAGGAGGAGGGAAAGAAGTTTACCTAAAAAGAAATCAAGTAAAAAAATATCTATCCAGGAACATCATCTACCAAATCGCCAGTGGCTTAGCCAGCATGCATAAAAATGGCTTCTTCCATCGCGACATGAAGCCCGAAAACCTCCTAATTTACAACAATATAGTCAAGCTATGCGATCTCGGACTGGCACGCGAGATACGCTCTCGTCCTCCCTTCACGGATTACGTCTCCACACGCTGGTATGTTTATTCCTAGCAAGGTACAGAGCCCCGGAATTACTACTCCGCTCCACGAATTACAACTCACCAGTCGATATATTCGCACTCGGCTGCATCATGGCCGAACTATACACCTTCTGTCCGCTTTTTCCTGGCACGAATGAGGTCGATCAACTTAACAAAATCGTTAAAATCCTTGGAACGCCTGATAAAGCTGATTGGCCTGAGGGGTACAAGCTCGCACAGTCTAGGAGTACTAGTTTCAATAATTTAGACTACTATTTTGCAGATGAGAAGGGAGTGAACCTTGGCGAGCTGATCCCTGATGCCTCCATGGAAGCTATCGACCTTATTGAATCCATGCTTCACTACTCATCTCGAAAGAGACCCACCGCTGCCGAGTATTATCTTCGTTTATGCAGAATCCTCAAGCACGACTTTTTCAAGGGAGTCAACGTCATCGTTTCCGAAGGTGTTAATAAAGATcttatttttgaagaaaagccAGCTGGCGCCAAATTGGACACCCAAAAGGAGGATAAGAAAATTGACGTGTTTAGAGCTACCAAGGAGAAGTTCAAACAGACCAGAAAGCATGATGCCATGTAGTCCAATCTTTTCAAGCAAATAGATGTCGTGGAGCAGAACAAATCTGCAGTAGGAGACGGAGGTGACGATATTGACTCGATCTTAAAGTATCTGGaagataaaaacaagaaaaaggaccCAAAATTGCCTCTGATTAGCACAAAAGAGAAATTCTATAAGCCTCCTGAGAAGAAGGACTTAGAGAGTCAAAGACGTAGCTAAAACACGGAGAATTTAAGTATTATGACAAGGACGAGTGGAGGAACATAAAGCAAAACCCTCAGCTCTACGAATAGAAATAGAAGAATTATTATAGAAACGAGGATAGTTCCTATAAGAAATATCTCTCAAACCCACTCAATCCGATCGGATCCCTCAACTCGATCATTCCAGCCAGCAAAAAGTAAAGCGTACCACAGAACAAATTTTCTTATAGTTTCCAGCCAGCTGCTATCCGCAGTTCATTCCCTCAAGCAAGACCGGCAAGACGGCTAATCTGGGATTGGGTCTAGCATACTTGCCGCTTCCCAAGCCAAACACTCTCCTCCGACAACCATTAGCCTCCTTAGAGAAGCTGAAACAATGATTATTCAGATTTTTAGTCCTTCACATTTGCATATTCACAAGCATAACATCAATTAACAGATGATCGAATCATATATGGCTGGACAACTAAATTTAAATCTCCTGCAATCAATTGCTATCCAAGAGCTCAAGCATTCTTTTTTTGAAAGGGGCACGCTTTATTATTTCGAGACTCCAGTTCTATTAATCCTTATGATGTTCTGTTTGTTGACTGATTTGTATAAAAGATGCATATATCACTCTGCCTCCTTTTTATCGGCAACACCCAGGACTGTTTTGTACTCCTTGATGAGGAAGCGGATCATTTTATTGAACTTGCGCTTCTCCTCGTCCTCGCCTGCCTCCTTGGTCCGTGCAGACACCCATACCAATGTGCGCGTGATCTATGTGGCGATGAGCATCTTCTTGTCGAGGCCGAGCGATCGCAGTTTGGAAAGGTTCTTCATGCCCTCGCTGAAGCCGGACTTCTCGTACTTCTTGATCTTCCTGCGCAGAACCATCACTTCCCACGGGTTCGCTTGACAGCTCatcaattattattattatcaaatcCGCCAAAAGCATTAATCCATTTCTAAAGGCAGAAACAAAACAGCTATCGTGATGGAACTTTGAAAAGAATTTCGATGATAATCGATTATTTAAAATAAGCAAGAAATCGAACATGATAGGAATCAAACTCATACCAAGTAGGCCCGAAGCTCGctcaaaaaaaaaggagttcaTCGCGCGAGAAAAGCTCAACGTTAGCAGTTTCGTAGAAGTTTAGATGTGCGAGAGTGTCAAGAACGGAAAGATATATGTGATAAAGACAATCGTGGTCAACCGCCTTTACCTGGGCAGCATGGAGGAAGAGGTCAATAAAATACGACAACTCCACAGTGAGCACGTCGTGGATATTATTGATGGCTTTTTCGACGAAGGAATATCTTGTTACGTGCTGGTCACCCCTTACTACAAACTGGGAAGCTTCGAACAAATGATGGACCGTGAATGGGAACTCGACGAGCTGCTTCTCTTCTTCTATCAAATGGCTAAGGTGTACTCGGAACTCTCGAAGAACGAAATCTATCACCCTAACGTTTAGCCAGGACATATCCTACTTTAGTCTCCAACACAATACATCCTCTACGGCTTAGGATATCCACCTCAAATCAAATAAGTAACCATAAATTTATTAAAGAGGTCTGGCCATGGTATTAATGAGTATCTGTCTCCTGACTAGATGATAAATGGAGAAATATCCGATTTTTCCGACATTTGGTCGTTGGGGATAATCCTGTACAAGATCATCTTCAAGAAGCATCCGCTGATGGGTATTACGAGTAACTACCCGCAGCGAATGCTCAGTTTTCTGTAGGGGAGGATTCAGATCGAATACCCTCAAAACGAACGCTCGACCAAGTTTGACCGATCGTGGAGCTGCTTAAGCGCATGCTGGTGTGCGGTCGTAACAAGCAGATGAGAATCAAATGGGATTAAATCCTTGAAAAGATTTATAAGACCGTGGAGTGCCTTCGGCCCAGAGCCTTACGTTATTACCAATTTCGACTGCTGCTGCACTTCGCTGACCAAGTGATGGTGCTCCTGTCCGCCCTCTTGCACTATGTCGACCAGTTCAAAGGAACATTCGCTCTGGCAGGCCTGGAGACCAAGAACCTCAGCCGCTAAATTTGCATATACCTGCTGACGGTCACGAAATAGCTTGTGACTCACACAGGCAACATTCACTAAAACTTTTGGATGTTTTACCTATTCGAAGTGACGCGCCGCAATCTCACCAAAAAGCAAAAATCCTATGTTTAGTACCTGATGAAGGAAACTTCGAAACTGGCTTCTGACTGGAGAGTCCATGACTAATACGAAAACTTACTTATCTGCTCGGAAAGAGTAATCGGATAGTGTGTAAAACTCCATAAGACTGCTAGCGCGTTAACACCATCCAAAAACGCacgaaaaaaaaacaatcttaaAAAGGTAAtctaaatttctaatttcattgCCTTTGAAAATAAATTGTAATACAATGACAAGCGCAGACTGCATTAGTTCGTTTTAAAGCTTATCGAGAGCTGATTTTGTATAACTTAATATTTATTCGACTCTTTGATGAGAAAGCTTATCATTTTATTGACTTAGCATTCCTTGTCCTCGCTGCTTTCTATCCACAACTCATCACTTATTATGATCATTATCCAACAATCCACAACTCTATAGCGACTAATCCATTTAATAAGGTACAAGCAAAAGAGGAGTAGTGATGATTAGTATAGATAAATTTAATAAGGTAATTGATTATTTAAAATGATGAGCAGCAGCAACATGAACATGTTAGGGAGTAACCTAACAGCAAGCAGATTCCCAATTCGCTCCAAAGAAAAGGAGTTCATCACGCGAGAGCAGATCGGAAAGGCAGCTTTGGAGAGGTGGAGAAGTGCGAGAGCGTCGAGAACGGAAAGATGTATGCGATCAAGACAATCATGGTCAACCGCCTTTACCTGGACAGCATCGAGGAAGAGGCAAAAAACATGCGAATGCTCAACAGCGAGTATGTGCTAGAGCTTGTTGATAGCTTCTATGATGACCACCTCGGCAGCTACGTGCTGGTCACCCCTTACTACAAACTGGGAAGCTTCGAACAAATGATGGACCGTGAATGGGAACTCGACGAGCTGCTTCTCTTCTTCTATCAAATGGCTAAGGCACACTTCGAACTATCTAAGAATGGGATCTGCCACCTCGATCTCAAGCCATAAAATATTCTGCTTTAGTCCATGACACAATACATCCTTTGCGATTTGGGATGCTCACGCAAGCTTGAACAACAAGGAAACATGGCTGCAAGTTTTAACGCATTAAAGCTATCTGGCGTGACTCGAGGAGCTGGTACTACTGAGTATGGGTCTCCTGACCTGGTGATAAATGGAGAAATGACCGATTTTTCCGACATTTGGTCATTGGGGATAATCCTGTACAAGATCATCTTCAAGAAGCACCGCTGATGCTTATTCGAGTAACTACCCGCAGCGAATGCTCAGTTTTCTGTAGGGAAGATTCAATCGAATACCCTCAAAACGAACGCTCGACCAAGTTTGAACCGATCGTGGAGCTGCTAAACGCATGCTGGTGTGCGGTCGTAACAAGCAGATGAGAATCAAATGGGATTAAATCCTTGAAAAGATTTATAAGACGTAGGAGTGCCTTCGCCCAAGGCCTTACGTTATTACCAATTTCGACTGTCTGCTGCACTTCGCTGACCAAGTGATGGTGCTCCTGTCCGCCCTCTTGCACTATGTCGACCAGTTCAAAGAGACATTCGCTCAGGCAGGCCTAGAGACCAAGAACCTCAGCCGCTAAATTTGCATATACCTGCTGACGGTCACGAAATAGCTCGTGACTCACACAGGCGACGTCCACCAAGATTTTGGATGTTTTACCTTTCGAAGTGACGCGCCGCAACCTCACCAAAAAGCAAAAATCCTACGCTGAGAATCTGGCTAAGGAAGCTCTGAAAATGGCTATTGATCGTGGGGTCAATGAAGAGTATGAGAACTTACTTATCTTCTGGTAAAGAGTAGTCGTTTCATGTGGAAAACTCTATAAGGCTGTCAGCGCCCTAACACCACCCAAAAATGCAGGGAAACAAGTGGAGCTTAAGAAGATAATTTAGATTTCGAACTTCATTGCCTTTGAGAATAAATTGCAGTACAAGAACAAGCGCAGACTGCAGGAGTTCGTTGCCAGGCTAATCAATAGTTGATTTCTTATGCCTATATAGCtaaatattaattatttattcGCTCATATTAAGGTTTAATATAGTTGAAACATGTGCATATAGTAATCAGAAATTGTCCTTGCCAAGCTTGGGAATAGCCGCCAGTCCCATTTGCGAAAAATTCTTGACCAAGGCATCCTATTCGATATCCATATTGCCGTAGAACAAAAGATCGTTGCTATCATCATGAATTTACATCTTTTCTTCGATTGTCAGCCGTTTGGGTGAGTGCACGCGCATCTCAAGAGACTCCTCGCCGAACATATCTTCATAAAAATCGCCTTACACATCCTGTTGCCGCTGTCCTCACTTTGTTCACTCTTACTGGAACGTGCAGAATTCTCCAGCTTTATTGATTCTTGCTTGATGGCTGGCATGCGGCTTACTGCTGGCTTTGTGAGGCTGTTGGCACTTTTGTATAGTACCTGTCCCTGTATCTCTTCGTCACTATCGCCCTCACTTTCGGATTGTATCTTTTGGGAGCGGAAAATCCGAGCAGGCTAAAGCAAATGCTGGCTTCCCTTTAGCGAGCAGTGGTCGAAGCTAGATGAAGAAAACATGTCAGAGTTGCTCACTGACTCGCTTTAGTCATCATAGATCGATTTAGTGGATGAAACGCCACCCTGCGGCCCGCACTCGGTCTCGTCTAGGCGCCCACTATCCTTCAAGCTACCCCTGCTGCCTTTCAAATTCCTAGGATTTTTCCGAATTTCCTTATCGAAAACTGCAATCAGCTAGATAAGTCCGCGTGCATATTGTAACTCTTCAGATGGATTTTCGAATGTTTGGTCTTAGTAATGACGGAGCTGATGCTTGATCTCTTACTTAATAATGAGTTACTTTTGCACAGCTCTGAGGTGTCCGAGTGGCCTTGCTTACTTTCAGCAGCCTCAATGAGGCGATAGAGAGTATTGGTTTTCACCTACCGAAACTCTCTCTTCAAgttcttttggatttttttgttGAGACTTCGCAGACCCTTTCTCAGCTTCGAGTAAAAGTGGTTTTTGACGCAATTATCAGTGCTAAATCGTGAGGGTATTACCGTCCAGGTAGGCGGTTTGAGATGAGGGCCCACTTGTTCCCAATCATTTCCTGCATTTCGAATAGCAGTTTTTCTTCTTCGGGAGTCCAATCTGTGCTGGTGATGGCGTGGTCAAGGTGATTATGATACCTACATGGGGCTGGCCTACCTCTACCTGCACTGTTTGCCGTTCCGCCCCACGAGCTGGAACTCCTCCTCCATTACCCTTGAAATGTGTGACCATTTAGCCATCTTACGTTCTTCCACTAAAAACTTGAGGACCGATCTTCCTCAGCAGTCCACAGTTTCCTTTCAGGCATCAATTATAATAAACCACCACAATATAGCTCTAAGTTTACCCTAAACTACAATTCTACTTCATTTGGGTGCAAACGCTGAGAAAAAGGACTTGCATGAAGATTTATTGATGAGGAAGTTTTTCGTACATGCCATTTGATGTTTCTATAAAGAGTTAATATAAGGTCTTGGCCACTATAATTAGCGGACAATATTATGCAATACAACGAAACCT
Coding sequences:
- the LOC116245201 gene encoding LOW QUALITY PROTEIN: uncharacterized protein LOC116245201 (The sequence of the model RefSeq protein was modified relative to this genomic sequence to represent the inferred CDS: deleted 2 bases in 1 codon; substituted 1 base at 1 genomic stop codon), whose product is MVILVYDDKDLGDGAFGTVYKATNTKTGEIVAIKKMKQKYTNWNECIELREIKSLRKLNHTNIIKLKEVLLVSDELYMVFXYLDYNLYEVYSKMKEEGKKNIIYQIASGLASMHKNGFFHRDMKPENLLIYNNIVKLCDLGLAREIRSRPPFTDYVSTRWCLFLARYRAPELLLRSTNYNSPVDIFALGCIMAELYTFCPLFPGTNEVDQLNKIVKILGTPDKADWPEGYKLAQSRSTSFNNLDYYFADEKGVNLGELIPDASMEAIDLIESMLHYSSRKRPTAAEYYLRLCRILKHDFFKGVNVIVSEGVNKDLIFEEKPAGAKLDTQKEDKKIDVFRATKEKFKQTRKHDAM